The segment CAGGAGCCACGGCAGGACCAGCCGCGACAGCAACGAGAAGCCCGCGCGCAGGCTCAGCAGGACACCGACCAACATCGGCGAGATTCCGCGGCTCTCGGCGATCAGTGGCAGGTACGCGGTCAGGATGTCCACCGCGGAGAGCAGCGCCAGGCTGGTCAGCAACGCGGACGGCAGTCGGGGCTGGCGCAGGATGTCCCACGCCGGAACGGGTCGGGCCCCATCCTTCGTGGAGCGCGCGGCCGAACGAACCCGCAGCAGGGGGATCACCGGCACCAGACCCAGCGCTCCGACCACCCCCGCGACCACCAGAGCGGTCGTCGTCGCACCCAACAGGTCCGCTCCCGACGCGTCGGCGAGCAGGACACCGGAGATGAGGGGGCCGGCGAGCTGACCGAGCGATGCCGCCGCCGTGAACCACCCGAAGTCGCGGTCCATCCGCTCCGGCGGTGAGAGTCGCGCCATCAGACCCTGGCCGGCGACCATGGACAACAGGTGTCCGACGCCCACGATGGTGCTGGCCACCGCGAGCGCGGCGAGGTTCGTCGCCCCGGCGAGGGCGAGACAGCCAGCCCCCAGGGTGGCACCCCCGAACGCGATGATCCACGTGGTGGATCGGGCTCGGTCCGTCATCCGACCGACGGGGACCGCGATCAGCAGCGGGAGCAGGGCGTAGGCGGCGGTGATCAGGCCGACGGCGACGGCGTCCCCGCCAACCGCGATGGTCCGGTAGGAGATGAGGGGGCGGGCCAGGTTCAGTGCCGTGTGGGTGAAGATGACGCTGGTCAACAGCGGCCATAACCACCCCGTGCGGGGTGACGGCGAGCCGGTCATGGTGCCTTTCTTCGCTCGGCGTCGGGGAGGCTCCGGGGAGACGACACGCCGGTGTCGCGGCCGGGGTTCTTGGGGGCTCGTTCGGGCCCGGGTCGGAGCCCGTGGGCGAACGGAGCCCACGATCGTCGCGTTCGCGGGTGGGCGGATGGGGCGTGGGTGGGAGCGGCGGCAGCGGCGGGGAGAGGCGAGGGGGCGCCGCGCGGCGGCTGGGCGCTCCTCATGTTGCACTACCGGTGTTATTGGTGCAATCCATCTCGCCCGTGCGGTAGCTCACGGTGGGGCTGTGGATGCTCGGGGTGCACCGTCAGGATCACCAAAGGAGAGTGCGGCGAGCCCCCTGGGGGCGACAGGTGGATCGATTGCATCAGAACGTGGGGAAATACAATCTGGCGGAGGACGGTCCCGCGTGGCGTGCGCCGGGCGGGGCGTGGGCGGCGAACTACTGAGGGCGCGCGGTCCGGGCGAGCGACTCCCGGGTCAGGATCGGGGGTTCCGCGCCGACGCCGGTCTTGATCCAGCGCACCCGGTCCAGGTGCATGCGCAGCGCCCGGGCCGCCTCCTCCATCCGTCCGGCCTCCACCAGGTCCAGCAGCAGGAGGTGCTCACGGGCCTGGGCCACCATCCGGCCGCGGTCGAACTGGTACCGGTACTCGATGAGCCGGCGGATCCGGTTCTGTCGGCGCAGCGCGTCGAGCAGGAACGGGTTGTTCGCCGAGCCGACCAGCGTCTCGTGGAACTCGGCGTTGGCCTGGAAGAGGTGCCTGCGGGAGGAGGAGAGGATCTGGCCCCGCAGCAGGGCCTCCTGGCGTTCACGCTGGAGGGCGAGCGCCTCGGCGTCCACCGTGAAGCCGGGCTCCAGCAGCGCCGCCGGTTCCACGATCATCCGGAACCGGTAACTGTCCTCGTGGCCCTGCGTGGTGGAGAGGATCCCCTGGAACTCCCAGCCGCGTCCGGGCTTGCGTCGTAGCAGGTCCTCACCCTCGAGACGGACGAGCGTGCGTTGCACCGTACGGACGGGCACCGCGAAGCGTCGCGCGACGCCCGCCGCGGTGAACTCGTGATCCAGGCGACCGTGCAGGAAATCGTCGACGACCCGGAAGTAGATCTCGTCGTCGTCCTCCGGCGGGGCGTCGTCGACGGGTTCCAGGTCCTGCCCGGGGCGGGTGAGGAAGTACCCCCGGTTGGCGACGTGCCGGACGATCCCGATCTCCCGCAGTAGCGCGAGGGCGCGGCGGATGGGGGAGCGGGACACCTGGAGCTCACCGGCGATCCACTGCTCGGTGAGGTGTGTGCCCTCAGGCAGGCGGTTGACCCGAGCGAGCTCGCTGATCTGGTTCGCCAGCGAGAGCACCAGACGCGACGTCCGCGCGTCGCGGTCGCGCTCCGGGCTCGATGTGGTTTCCACGGCTAAAGAGTCCTGTCGACACGGTTTCCCTCCCGGCGCCTCAGGGCGTGTCGGCGACCGGACTGCGCAGCCCCAGAGTAGGGGATCCCGCTGTTCCGGGCGGCGGGGTTCGCCGTGGCCGCGTTCACGACCCCGACGCGCGTCCGCGACCGGGTTCCTGTCTAGCGTGGGGTCGTCCGTCAGATGATCGTCGTCCACTCGTCACCCATCGCCCGCCACACGGCCACGGACAAGGAACACGCTGATGACCATGTTCAGGCGTATTCTCGCCCTCACCGGGGCAATCATCATGATCGTCGCTGGTCAGAGTGCCACCGCGCACGCCCAGCCACGCCAGGATTTCGACCTCCAGGCCCATCGCGGCGGCGTTGGGCTCGTCGTGGAGAGCACCGTTCCGGCCTTCGCCAACGCGCTGCGCCTCGGCGTCAGCACCCTGGAACTCGACATCCAGATCACCGAGGACGGCGAGGCCGTCGTCACCCACGACCGCAGGATCAGTTCGCACAACTGCCAGGACACCGAGCCCGCGTTTCCCGACGACCCTCAGTACCCGTACGTCGGCTCCTTCATCAAGGACCTGACCCTGGAACAGGTGCGCACCCTGGACTGTGGCTCCCAGCGACACCCCGACCACCCGAACCAGGAGGTCCTCCCCGGCGAGCGGATGGCGTTGCTCAGCGAGGTCTTCGACCTGGTGCACCGCTACCGCGCGTACGGAGTGACCCTGAACATCGAGACCAAGTTCGAGGCGGGGGCGCCGGAGGAAACCGCGCCGCGGGAGGAGTTCGTCGACGTCGTCCTGGACGAGATCCGCCAGGCGCGCATGGTCCGACAGGTCACCATCCAGAGTTTCGACTGGGGCGCGCTGATGATGATGCGGGAACGCGAGCCGCGTCTGCCGATCGTGGCCCTCACCAACCACGACTTCCTTGAGGTCGGCGAACCCGGAGCCTCGCCATGGCTGGGCGGCATCGACATCGACGACTTCGATGGCGACCCCCTCCTGGCCATCGACTCCTTCGACGCCGACGCGTTCTCTCCCGTCCACGGTTTCCCCCAGCACGGAACCGTCGACGACCCCGACTACGAGCCCTACGTCACCCCCGAGATGGTCGACCAGGCGCACGAACTTGGTATCGACGTCATCCCGTGGACAATCAACGACAGGCCGACCATGCAGAGCCTCATCGACGCTGGCGTCGACGGCATGATCACCGACTACCCGGACCAGCTCCGCGAGGTCATGGCGGAGAACGGCTTCCGTCTCCCCAAGCAGTACCGCGAACGCGGGCGCGACTGACGAACCCGGGGAGGCCGGGTGCGCCCTGGCCTCCCCCTCACCCCGGCCGCGCGGCCCGCCATTCGGGTTCCGCTCGGCGGTGGTCACTGGGGCGGGTTCCGCGTATTCGTTTGAACGCGACGCTCAAGGCGAACGCGTTGGCGTACCCCACCTTTCGCGCGATCGCGTCCACCGTCAGGGTGGTATCGCGCAGCAGGTCCGCCGCCAGGGTGATCCTCCAACCGGTGAGGTAGCTCATCGGCGGTTCCCCGATGGACTCCGTGAAGCGCCTCGCGAGCGCCGCGCGGGAGACTCCCACGGCCGCGGCGAGTTCCGCCACCGTCCACGGATGGGCGGGACGATCATGCATCGCGCGCAACGCGCCACCCGCCACCGGATCGTCCAGTGCTCGGCACCAGGCCGGTGCGTCGGTGCCCGGCCGATCGAACCACGTGCGCAGGGCGGAGACCAGCATCAGATCCAGGAGCCGGTCCAGGACCAACTGCTGCCCGGGGCGGTCCCGCGCGATCTCCTCGGCAAGGGTTTCCCCCGGTGGCAACGCGGCGTCGGCGGCCGGAACGACTAGTACCGGCGGCAGCGCCCACAGTAGGCGGTCGCTGAGCTGCCCTCGGCGTTCGAAGGCACCGCTCAGCAGCAGAGCGGTCCCGTCCTGTGACGGGACCCGCGTCGGTGGGTGTCCCGCGATGTGCTCCACACCCGGGACGCTGGGGCAGTAGTCGGCGTTGGTCACCACGACTGAGGGCGGTGTGGTCGGGTCGTCGGCCACCGTGTGCTGCACGTCGCCCCGGATAACCGCGATCTCGTTGGGTTCGATCCGCACGGCCTCGTGAGCGTCGGGCACGATCCACGCGTGGCCGCGCAGCATCCTGGCGAGCGTCAGTGGGGCACCACTGGCCATCCGCATACCCCAGGGCGGCCGCATCAGGGTTTGTCGAAAGACGGCGCCGCGCGCCCGAATATCAACCAACAGTTCCGACACGGCATCCATGGCCCGAGTGTAGACGCTGAGACATCGGGCAGCGGTTCTCAGCCATGGAGCGTCTCAAGTTCCGCCGATTAACTGGAGTCATGTCTGAACACTCAATTCTTGTGACCGGCGCGACCGGTAAGTCCGGCCGTCGGGTCACTCGTCAACTGCGTGACAGGGGACGATCGGTCCGCGCGGCTTCTCGGGGCGGCGAACACCACTTCGACTGGACTGACGACACCACGTGGGACCATGCGCTCCAGGGCGTGGAATCCGCCTACATCGTCCAGTTGGACGGAACCCCGCTGGTGCGTCCGTTCGTGGAGCGGGCGAAGCGGAACGGAGTGCGTCGACTCGTGCTGGCCTCCGGGCGAGGTATCGATGATCCCGATTATGTGAACGATCAGACCGGAATGTTGGAGGCGCTCCTCGACAGTGAGGAGGCCGTGCGAAACAGCGGCCTGGAGTGGACGATCAGTCGGCCTGGCTGGTTCGCGCAGAATTTCAGCGAGGGGTTCTTCGCTGACGCTATCCGTGAGGGGGAGCTGCGGCTGCCCGCCGGCGCGGGTGCGGCTAGCTTCGTCGATGCCGAGGACATCGCCGCCGTGGTGGTGGCCGTTCTGACGGAGGACGGGCACAACGGGCAAATCTATGAGCTGTCCGGACCAGAGGCCGTGACCCTGACCGAGGCCGTCGCCACCATCTCCGAAGTCGCGGGGCGGGACATTCGCTATGTCGCGCTGACGGTCGACGAGTACATCGCCGAGCTCGTGGGCCAGGGACTGCCGCGCGAAGATGCGGCGATTCTCGCCGACATCGCCGAGCCTCTGCGCGACGGGACGGACGCCTACGTGTCCGACGGGGTTCCACGTGCTCTCGGTCGCCCACCACGCAGCTTCGCCGAGTTCGCCAAGACAACCGCCGCCGCGGGTGGCTGGACGCGGTGAGCCACTGACACCAGTCCTACGAGAGAGGGCCCGGCGGGGGTGGGGAGGGGGCTTGGGGTTGCCCGTTGGTTCCCCCGCCGGGGGTCTTTAGTGGGTGGTGGTGAGGAGTGTGTGGAGGTGGCGTTGGAGGGGGACGGTGGCGTCGAGTGGGAGGTGGAGGGTGGGGTGGTTAGGGGTGGGTTTCCAGCCGTGGGGGGTGGCGGTGAGGTGGATGGTGGTGTCGCCTCGGGTGACGAGGACGCTGAGGGTGTCTTCGTTGAGGTGGGTGGTGATGCCGTCGCGGTGGAGGAGTGGTGAGTGGAGGGCGAGGTTGCGGCAGGCGCGCACGGTGGCGCTGGCGGGTGGGGGCTTGGGGCGGAGGTAGCGTTCGCGTTCTTCGGGGGTCAGGGGTGGTACTGGGCGGAAGCTCATGGGGTGGCCTCGGCGAGGGTGCGGGTGGTGGGGATGTCGGCGGTGACGGTGCATGCGTCGTGGGTGAGGGTGGCCCACCATTCGGTGGCGTGGTGTTCTACCAAGAGCAGACCGCGCCCGTTCTCCGCGAGCGGGGGAGCACAGGGTGTGTTCGCGCCCGGGTTTCGGGGGCAGCGGCTCCCGTTGTCGGTGACGGTGATGCGCACGCGGCGCGCGGAGCAGTGCGCACTCACGGTGTAGGTGCCGCCGGGAAGGCCGCTGCGGGAGTGGACGACGGCGTTGGAGGCCAGCTCGCTGAGCACGAGGGCGGCATCAGCGATGTCGTTCTTGTCCGCCCCTCGAAGGCTGAGAACGGAGCGCAACCAGGCGCGGGCCTCGCCCACGCTCTCCGGGGTGCCGGCCAGGGTCGTGGAGATCATCGCCCACCACCCCCAGCAACGACTCGCAACGGTTCGGTGGTCGCACCCAACGGACACGGATGCCCGACCGAACGCACCGCCACAAACGAACACGCACGCTCCGGGCACTCCCAGAACCGCCGCACCACATACGGCCGAACCCGCGCCGGACCACCGCGATGACGCCACCCCACACCACGCGCGTTAAAGTCAAACCTGTCCATCTGGGTCTCCTTCCCGATGGGCCACGCCCCGGGGCTGTCTCCACAGCCGCCGGGGCTTGTTTTCGAACTGGCTTCAGCTTTCCATCTCCAACTTCCGACTGGCACGGAGTTCACTAACCAGGTAAATTCTCGGATATGGAGATCTGGATAGAGCTGAATCAGAGCTAGCTGGAGTTGCCATGGCCCCCGAAACTCCTGCCGCGCGACGCAGATTCGGCGCTCAGCTGCGCAAATACCGAGAACAAGCGGCCGTCTCCCAGTCCGCATTGGCACGAGACATCCCATTAGCGCAATCGATGCTCAGCGCTATCGAACTCGGAAAGAAGTCGACAAAAGAGCACATAGTTGCGCGAATCGACGAGGTTCTTAGAACCGGCGGAACCCTGCACCGCGCATGGCATAGTTACCGCCAGCTCGGAGGCCACGCCGACTGGTTCAAGGGAATCGTCCAACAGGAACAGAAGGCATCCGTCATCCGTGAGTACGGTCTTGCACTGGTTCCTGGTGTGCTCCAGACCCGGTCCTATGCCCGCACCGTCATCCGGGACGGGCGCCCGACAGATCTAGAAAAAGAGATCGACGAGCTGGTCAGCGCACGCATGGAACGTAAGGCACTCCTGGAGGCGGAACGACCTCCGCAACTGTGCACCGTTCTGGACGAGACCGTGCTGACACGCCCCGTAGGCGGGCATGCAACCATGAGGGAACAGCTGGAACATCTCTTGGACTCGTCCCTTAACGAGCGGATCACCATCCAGGTCGTCCCGTTCGATACACGACGCTGTCCAGGGCTATCGGGGCCATTTACGCTGATCACTACGCCTGGGGAACCTGAGATCCTTTATGCCGAGACACCCCTACGCGGCGAAGCTGTGGACGATCCCGAAACGGTATCCCAGTACAACCGACTGTTTGGTGCCCTCCAGGGCGTGGCGTACCCGCCAGACGAATCACGCGACAAGATGCATGAGATAAGGAAGTACTTTCAGTGAACGACACTGTCTACCGGTGGCACACATCGAGCTTCAGCAACGCCTCCGGAGGGAACTGCGTAGAAGTCGCCGAAGGCCCCCGCGCTGTCAACATCCGTGACACCCAGCATCGCCACCTCGGCCACCTCGCGGTCCCAGCGACGGAGTGGCGGGCGTTCCTGCATGCCGTGCGCAAGGACGAGCTGGACTAGCACCCGCCAGCGCGCGGTTTCCCCGCGCGCCCACCGGGCATCGTGCACAGCAACCCGCCCCTGGCAAGGCCCCTATACACGAACCCCGCCGGCACACAACAGCGTGCGGACCTAGCCACCTGAGGGGATGAGGGGATGAGCGGGACCCCTGTTAGTCTGTGCTGATGTCAGCGATCAGACGCTTCCAAGTGACCTTCGACTGTGCGGAACCCGTGCGCCTCGCGGCTTTCTGGTGCGAGGTGCTGGGGTACGTCGTCCCACCGGTCCCGGAGGGTTTTGCCACGTGGGAGGAGTACCAACACTCCCTGCCGCCTGAGGATGAGGTCTACTTCGCGTGTACTGATCCCTCCGGCGTGGGTTCACGCCTGCTCTTTCAGCGAGTTCCCGAAGGCAAGGTCGTCAAGAACCGGGTGCATCTGTGTGTGCGGGCCGGCGACGGGCTCGTGGGTGACGAGCGCCTGGCCACACTCGAGGCCGAATGCGCACGGCTGATGGCCCTCGGCGCGAAGCACGTGCTCACGCAGCGCGCCGATGACGTCAACGAGTCGTGCATCACGATGCAGGACGTCGAGGGCAACGAGTTCTGCCTCTCCTGAACCCTCCTCCAAGACCGCGAAATCGAGAGCCTCCTGCCGTGGGATCTCTCAGGTCCCGCACGAGGCAGGACCTGTTCCGTGAGAGCAGGGTTGCGTAGGCGGGCGATGCCGAGCATGGCGTGGTGGACACCGTCCACAACCCCCACCACCCGGGTTTCCCGAACGCTCACCGAACCACTCGCGGTTCGTCACGTGGTCGCCATGGTGCTGGACCGATCGGACTCTTGGGTTTCCGCACCTCGCTGGTGAGCTACCGCGCCGTTGACGTGGGTGGCGTGGACCGCGCGGTCGTCGGCGAGGAGGGCGAGCCTGAACAGGGCGTCCTGGATGTCCTTGTCTTGGGTTTGAGCCTTCGGCACCGGTGTGGCCTCTGGGTCTAGTTGTTGTGTCCCTGGAGGTTGGTGACCCGGTCTGTGGGTGGCGAGGCAGCCCCTCGGGTGGCGTGTCGACCCGCTGGCCGACCCGAACGCGACCGTCTCGCCGTCGTGTCACACGACGGCGAGACGGTGCACGCGTGGACGCGCGCTCTACGTTCCGGGGACGTACAGGCGGACGTCGTCGATGCTCGCCGAGCCCTCGTAGAAGTTCATGTGGGGTTGGCCGATCAGGAAGTAGTCGGGGTAGGCCGAGCCCTCCGGCCAGACGTCGTCGTCGACGTAGGTGCCGTTGGGGGAGGGGTACTCCCAGTCGGCGTTGTACTGGCCGTCGTACTCCTCCGACGTCTGGTTGTAGTGCCAGATGGGGTTCTCGCCGTCGTCGAAGGGCTGTTCGTAGCGCAGCGTCTGTTCGCCGACGTGGCGGAACTCGCCGCTGACCTCCAGGACGTAGGAGTCGTCGCGGCGTTCGACGGCGAACTGGTAGTCCCGGTCCGGCATGGCCTCCGGCATGAGGTCCACCTGGCTGACGATCCCCCCGCCGACCTCCGTGCCGCACTCGCTGGGCATGACGTACTCGGTGCCCGGCTGGTCGGCGTATCGGCGGTCGTCGGTCATGAACAGCATGTTCACGCCGTTTCCGCTGCCCCACTCGTAGGGCTGGAGCTCCCCGCTGTCGATGTCGCAGTAGCGCAGACCGTTGCCTGTGTACTCGTAGCGGTTGTAGCCGTCCATGACCACCTTGCGGTGGTTGTGGATGAACACGTTGTTGTGCGGCGCCGGCCGGTCGTAGTCCATGATCGACAGGAAGTAGAACCCGTTGGCGTCCGTGGTCACGTCGAACCACTCGCACTCGGGCCGTGAGAAGTCACCCGAGGCCGCCCACGGGAAGTTCGTCTTGCAGTCCGACGGTGTGTAGCCGTTCACCAGACCGTCGTAGTCCCACTCCCCGTCGCGCTGGCCACCGAAGTCGATGGTTCGCAGCGTCATCTCGACGCGGTACTCCTCGGGCAGCTCGTCGGTGGAGCGCAACACGACTCCACCGTCGTGCGCGGGACTGTCGAATAATCCGACGGCTTCGGACCCGGGCACGGAGTCCTGGGTGAAGGACGGCTCGGCGCTGCCCTCCCGCATGGCGAGTTCGGCGGTGAGCCATCCGTCGTCGCCCAGGGAGAACGAACGACGCTGGAGGTCGACGGTGTCGAGCTGGTCCTGGAAGTCCGCCCCGCCGACCGTCGCGAAGTACTCGCCGTCGTTGTCGTAGCCATCGACGTCGTAAGGACTCCCGGGACCGTCCTTGTCCGGGAACCATCCCGTGTCCCCCGACGGGTCGAAGGCGGAGAAGTCCTCCTCGTGCACCAGTTGCCAGCCCCCGGGCCGGTCCTCCGGTGGGTCGGCCTCCGGTGTGTCCGCCACCGCGGCGGTCGCCCCCAGTGGCGTCACCACCCCCACCACAGCGGCGAGGCCCATCCACCGTGCGACTCGAAACCCCATCGACTCCTCCGCTCCTTCGGCGTCAATGGCACAAGCCTGCATGGAAGCACCCCGGAGCGCTATGGGGGACCCACCCGAAATCCCTGTGTCAGAGGCGCCCCAAGGCTGCGTGGGGTGCGGCGGACCAGGCGTCCGCCGCACCCCACGAGTACCCGCTCACCGCCGGACGTCCCCCTCGTCCGGGATCCACGACTCCCACACCTCGGGGTTGTCCTCGACCCACTGCCCCGCGGCCTCCTCGGGATCCATGCCCTCGTCCGCTATGAGCTGCGCGACCGCGTTCTGGTCGTCGTTGGTCCACTGCCAGTTGTCCAGGAACTCGTACGCGGAGCCTCCGTCCTCCGTGAACCCGGCGCGGAAGATCTTGTTCAGGTCGTAGGCGGGGTAGCCGCACGGAACCTGGTCGGGATCAGCGTCGCACCCGTCCTCGTAGGGCGGCAGCTCCACCCGCACCAGGTCGAGCTCATGCAACAGCCACTGTGGGTCGTAGAAGTAGAAGAGCGCCGGCTCCTCGTTCGCGTATCGGTTACGCACCTCGGTGATCTGCGCGGCTTCGGACCCCGCGTACACGATCTCCAGATCCAGACCGAAGGCGTTGATCATGCCCTGGTCCTGGGTCACGAACGCGGGATCACCGCCCAGGAACTCGCCGCTCCCGCCCGTCTCGGCGGTCTGGAAGATCTCGATGTTCTCCTCGATCCCTTCCAGGGTGTCGATCCCGGGGTATCGATCGACGAGGTACCGCGGCACGTACCAGCCGATGTAGCCGTCGTTGCCGTTAGGGCCACCGTCCACGACGGTGCCGTTGCCCTCGGGCCCGTAGAGCTCCATCAGGTCCTCGTGGCCCCAGTTCTCCACGATCGCGTCG is part of the Spiractinospora alimapuensis genome and harbors:
- a CDS encoding ATP-binding protein, with the protein product MISTTLAGTPESVGEARAWLRSVLSLRGADKNDIADAALVLSELASNAVVHSRSGLPGGTYTVSAHCSARRVRITVTDNGSRCPRNPGANTPCAPPLAENGRGLLLVEHHATEWWATLTHDACTVTADIPTTRTLAEATP
- a CDS encoding GntR family transcriptional regulator, with amino-acid sequence METTSSPERDRDARTSRLVLSLANQISELARVNRLPEGTHLTEQWIAGELQVSRSPIRRALALLREIGIVRHVANRGYFLTRPGQDLEPVDDAPPEDDDEIYFRVVDDFLHGRLDHEFTAAGVARRFAVPVRTVQRTLVRLEGEDLLRRKPGRGWEFQGILSTTQGHEDSYRFRMIVEPAALLEPGFTVDAEALALQRERQEALLRGQILSSSRRHLFQANAEFHETLVGSANNPFLLDALRRQNRIRRLIEYRYQFDRGRMVAQAREHLLLLDLVEAGRMEEAARALRMHLDRVRWIKTGVGAEPPILTRESLARTARPQ
- a CDS encoding SDR family oxidoreductase — encoded protein: MSEHSILVTGATGKSGRRVTRQLRDRGRSVRAASRGGEHHFDWTDDTTWDHALQGVESAYIVQLDGTPLVRPFVERAKRNGVRRLVLASGRGIDDPDYVNDQTGMLEALLDSEEAVRNSGLEWTISRPGWFAQNFSEGFFADAIREGELRLPAGAGAASFVDAEDIAAVVVAVLTEDGHNGQIYELSGPEAVTLTEAVATISEVAGRDIRYVALTVDEYIAELVGQGLPREDAAILADIAEPLRDGTDAYVSDGVPRALGRPPRSFAEFAKTTAAAGGWTR
- a CDS encoding helix-turn-helix domain-containing protein — encoded protein: MAPETPAARRRFGAQLRKYREQAAVSQSALARDIPLAQSMLSAIELGKKSTKEHIVARIDEVLRTGGTLHRAWHSYRQLGGHADWFKGIVQQEQKASVIREYGLALVPGVLQTRSYARTVIRDGRPTDLEKEIDELVSARMERKALLEAERPPQLCTVLDETVLTRPVGGHATMREQLEHLLDSSLNERITIQVVPFDTRRCPGLSGPFTLITTPGEPEILYAETPLRGEAVDDPETVSQYNRLFGALQGVAYPPDESRDKMHEIRKYFQ
- a CDS encoding ABC transporter substrate-binding protein, with the translated sequence MRNTPIGRVLTRTLAVLMTAVLVSSCAVRTSDMPRDPNTVRIAVNGWVGYEASAEVLAYLLRHEMGYEVQLMRIDEQPSWQALDQGVLDAIVENWGHEDLMELYGPEGNGTVVDGGPNGNDGYIGWYVPRYLVDRYPGIDTLEGIEENIEIFQTAETGGSGEFLGGDPAFVTQDQGMINAFGLDLEIVYAGSEAAQITEVRNRYANEEPALFYFYDPQWLLHELDLVRVELPPYEDGCDADPDQVPCGYPAYDLNKIFRAGFTEDGGSAYEFLDNWQWTNDDQNAVAQLIADEGMDPEEAAGQWVEDNPEVWESWIPDEGDVRR
- a CDS encoding DUF397 domain-containing protein, encoding MNDTVYRWHTSSFSNASGGNCVEVAEGPRAVNIRDTQHRHLGHLAVPATEWRAFLHAVRKDELD
- a CDS encoding MFS transporter — its product is MTGSPSPRTGWLWPLLTSVIFTHTALNLARPLISYRTIAVGGDAVAVGLITAAYALLPLLIAVPVGRMTDRARSTTWIIAFGGATLGAGCLALAGATNLAALAVASTIVGVGHLLSMVAGQGLMARLSPPERMDRDFGWFTAAASLGQLAGPLISGVLLADASGADLLGATTTALVVAGVVGALGLVPVIPLLRVRSAARSTKDGARPVPAWDILRQPRLPSALLTSLALLSAVDILTAYLPLIAESRGISPMLVGVLLSLRAGFSLLSRLVLPWLLGRWSRKTLVVSSTLVSGISLALVALPVAGPVTLAIVLSVGGFLLGLGQPLTMAQVATAAPPDARATALALRLWGNRLGQVAIPAAAAAVAGATGAPGALLLSAVVLLGSATAAGRAPS
- a CDS encoding AraC family transcriptional regulator gives rise to the protein MDAVSELLVDIRARGAVFRQTLMRPPWGMRMASGAPLTLARMLRGHAWIVPDAHEAVRIEPNEIAVIRGDVQHTVADDPTTPPSVVVTNADYCPSVPGVEHIAGHPPTRVPSQDGTALLLSGAFERRGQLSDRLLWALPPVLVVPAADAALPPGETLAEEIARDRPGQQLVLDRLLDLMLVSALRTWFDRPGTDAPAWCRALDDPVAGGALRAMHDRPAHPWTVAELAAAVGVSRAALARRFTESIGEPPMSYLTGWRITLAADLLRDTTLTVDAIARKVGYANAFALSVAFKRIRGTRPSDHRRAEPEWRAARPG
- a CDS encoding VOC family protein, which translates into the protein MSAIRRFQVTFDCAEPVRLAAFWCEVLGYVVPPVPEGFATWEEYQHSLPPEDEVYFACTDPSGVGSRLLFQRVPEGKVVKNRVHLCVRAGDGLVGDERLATLEAECARLMALGAKHVLTQRADDVNESCITMQDVEGNEFCLS
- a CDS encoding glycerophosphodiester phosphodiesterase family protein yields the protein MTMFRRILALTGAIIMIVAGQSATAHAQPRQDFDLQAHRGGVGLVVESTVPAFANALRLGVSTLELDIQITEDGEAVVTHDRRISSHNCQDTEPAFPDDPQYPYVGSFIKDLTLEQVRTLDCGSQRHPDHPNQEVLPGERMALLSEVFDLVHRYRAYGVTLNIETKFEAGAPEETAPREEFVDVVLDEIRQARMVRQVTIQSFDWGALMMMREREPRLPIVALTNHDFLEVGEPGASPWLGGIDIDDFDGDPLLAIDSFDADAFSPVHGFPQHGTVDDPDYEPYVTPEMVDQAHELGIDVIPWTINDRPTMQSLIDAGVDGMITDYPDQLREVMAENGFRLPKQYRERGRD